One Halogeometricum sp. S1BR25-6 DNA segment encodes these proteins:
- a CDS encoding TRAM domain-containing protein yields the protein MIEIPDSLRSLFTATIDEQDGTYVIEVPSSEVNHKALTVNETYRVALLDSPSSAESSPSQEPQHHASRRTTSHGSSGPPVDEGEVRDVSIETVGDQGDGIAKVERGYVVIVPDAQPGDEPTVEIEQVQENVAFASVVDGDSRSL from the coding sequence ATGATCGAAATTCCGGATTCTCTTCGTTCGCTGTTTACGGCGACAATCGATGAGCAAGACGGTACATACGTCATTGAGGTCCCCTCGAGCGAAGTCAATCACAAAGCACTGACTGTTAACGAAACGTACCGTGTCGCGCTTCTCGATTCCCCCTCCTCAGCAGAGTCATCACCTTCACAAGAGCCACAGCATCACGCTTCTAGAAGGACTACTAGTCACGGTTCGTCCGGTCCTCCAGTTGATGAAGGTGAGGTCCGCGACGTCTCCATCGAAACCGTTGGCGATCAAGGCGATGGTATTGCGAAAGTCGAACGTGGCTACGTCGTGATTGTTCCCGATGCTCAACCCGGTGATGAACCAACCGTCGAAATCGAGCAAGTCCAAGAGAACGTCGCGTTCGCCAGCGTCGTCGATGGTGACTCGCGGTCTCTATAG
- a CDS encoding orc1/cdc6 family replication initiation protein, translating to MLDDEGEASVFVNRDLVEPDTIIDEERIVGRDKQLESVVSFLKPTLQGNRPPNMLLYGPAGTGKSLIIGAVTQQIIELCQSKGERFGVVDINCQPINTLDQAVYELVQTVAKDVGAEIGVPETGVSTKRKYRRLYELINEHYDSVIFIIDEIDLLVGRRASDEPAYSKLLYQLSRASNTNEIEGRVSVAALTNDPKFMEDIDGRAESSFNPRDVYFPDYDATQLREILGNRRDAFRPNALEDDVIPLVAAFAAQSHGDARKAIDLFRGAGDLADERGDEGVCEDHVRESQEEIDKDRSLKLVEGLTTQKKISLYATASVACYSNRSTSSVPSPVGFKVYQWVTDKIDADQMTRETYVKYVKELSTYGLISASRKSRGRGGGMYMEFTFTGDPAAMMNRIVDDTRLEGIAEQEELLRSVANSQLREFYNK from the coding sequence ATGCTTGATGACGAGGGAGAAGCATCGGTCTTCGTCAATCGGGATCTCGTTGAACCGGACACGATCATCGACGAGGAACGAATCGTCGGCCGCGACAAGCAGCTCGAATCTGTCGTCTCATTCTTGAAACCGACGCTCCAGGGGAACCGCCCTCCAAATATGCTATTGTACGGTCCTGCTGGGACAGGGAAATCGCTCATTATCGGCGCCGTCACCCAACAGATCATCGAACTCTGTCAATCAAAGGGAGAACGATTCGGCGTTGTTGATATCAACTGCCAGCCGATTAATACCCTCGATCAAGCAGTCTACGAACTTGTCCAGACAGTTGCGAAGGACGTCGGCGCGGAGATCGGTGTGCCTGAGACGGGGGTTTCGACAAAGCGCAAGTATCGGCGCCTGTACGAACTCATCAACGAGCACTACGATTCGGTCATTTTCATCATTGACGAGATCGACCTCTTGGTCGGTCGTCGAGCAAGCGATGAGCCTGCCTACTCGAAACTACTGTACCAACTGTCGCGAGCGAGTAATACGAACGAGATCGAAGGACGGGTGTCGGTCGCGGCCCTGACAAACGACCCGAAGTTCATGGAAGACATCGACGGCCGAGCCGAGAGTTCATTCAATCCTCGCGACGTCTACTTCCCCGACTACGATGCCACGCAGCTGCGCGAAATCCTGGGTAATCGCCGAGACGCATTCCGTCCAAATGCGCTCGAAGATGATGTGATACCGCTTGTGGCCGCGTTCGCGGCTCAAAGCCACGGTGACGCGCGGAAGGCAATCGACCTATTCCGTGGTGCTGGCGACCTCGCGGATGAACGGGGAGATGAAGGAGTCTGCGAGGATCACGTTCGTGAGTCCCAGGAAGAGATTGACAAAGATCGCTCGTTGAAACTCGTCGAAGGACTCACGACACAAAAAAAGATCTCGCTGTACGCCACCGCTTCTGTTGCCTGTTACTCAAATCGCTCGACTAGTTCCGTCCCAAGCCCAGTTGGGTTCAAAGTGTATCAGTGGGTGACCGACAAGATTGACGCCGATCAGATGACTCGAGAAACATACGTCAAGTATGTTAAAGAGCTCTCTACATATGGTCTGATATCGGCGTCCCGAAAGAGTCGAGGACGAGGCGGAGGGATGTACATGGAGTTCACGTTTACTGGTGATCCCGCGGCGATGATGAACCGGATCGTGGACGATACCCGATTAGAGGGGATTGCAGAACAAGAAGAACTCCTGCGGAGTGTCGCTAACTCCCAGCTCCGGGAGTTCTACAACAAATGA
- a CDS encoding MarR family transcriptional regulator translates to MSTDLGPASGKETRELVHFVTQQTRFALVNNILQHPKQLPSMYELEELNPSVSDATVYKHIQKLIDVGIVKEVALDDDQRRQGYPWKFYGLTEDGRTFLEEHNLLAAEETLQQIYETISDKPEKMVKYENAPRPEE, encoded by the coding sequence ATGAGTACCGATTTAGGTCCTGCTAGTGGAAAGGAAACCCGCGAGCTCGTCCACTTTGTCACCCAGCAGACGCGGTTCGCGCTCGTCAATAACATTCTCCAGCACCCAAAGCAGCTACCCTCGATGTACGAGCTCGAGGAGCTCAACCCCAGCGTCAGCGATGCCACAGTCTACAAGCACATCCAGAAGCTAATCGACGTGGGCATCGTCAAGGAAGTCGCACTCGACGACGACCAGCGTCGACAGGGCTATCCGTGGAAGTTCTACGGCCTCACTGAGGACGGACGGACATTCCTCGAGGAACACAATCTGCTCGCCGCTGAGGAGACGCTCCAGCAGATCTATGAGACCATCTCGGATAAGCCCGAGAAGATGGTCAAATACGAGAACGCACCCCGTCCTGAAGAGTAG
- a CDS encoding type IV toxin-antitoxin system AbiEi family antitoxin domain-containing protein, whose protein sequence is MSAIEDTQSKRAGLSTRESRLLSRLASEGHQIISIDDIETTLEVPSNTAREIASRLTEKGWLDRLLPGRYLIIPLAAGEEAIYTTHEYLIATHVAEPMYIGYYSALSHHGLTEQVPRTVYVVTPTRAQSREIHGVPYRVTTITERKFFGFEPTSIEGTTVHVSDLEKTLVDCADHPEFCGGIRELATAMVAADEQGCSWWTVGEYLDHLDNGAATKRIVYLADQLEINLPTREALVESFTSGYSLIDPTHPERGPTDSTYCLRINVEPAMLKPTES, encoded by the coding sequence ATGAGTGCCATAGAAGATACACAAAGTAAACGGGCAGGACTTTCAACTCGGGAGAGTCGCCTGCTATCGCGATTGGCTTCAGAGGGGCACCAGATCATCTCGATTGACGACATCGAGACGACGCTCGAGGTCCCCTCGAACACAGCCCGGGAGATCGCTTCCCGCCTTACCGAGAAAGGCTGGCTCGACCGACTCCTCCCCGGGCGATATCTCATTATCCCACTCGCCGCTGGTGAGGAGGCCATCTACACGACGCACGAATACCTTATTGCCACCCACGTCGCTGAGCCGATGTATATCGGCTATTACAGCGCCCTCAGTCACCATGGACTGACCGAGCAAGTCCCACGGACAGTCTACGTCGTGACGCCGACCCGAGCCCAAAGCCGAGAGATCCACGGCGTTCCCTATCGCGTTACGACGATCACCGAGCGGAAGTTCTTCGGCTTCGAGCCGACGTCTATCGAGGGAACGACCGTCCACGTCAGCGACCTAGAGAAAACGCTCGTCGACTGTGCGGACCATCCAGAGTTCTGTGGCGGGATTCGTGAGTTGGCGACCGCGATGGTTGCCGCCGACGAGCAGGGCTGTTCGTGGTGGACCGTCGGTGAGTATCTTGACCATCTTGACAACGGTGCCGCGACCAAACGCATCGTCTACCTCGCCGACCAACTTGAAATCAACCTCCCGACCCGAGAGGCACTCGTCGAATCGTTCACTAGCGGCTACTCTCTCATTGATCCCACGCATCCTGAGAGAGGGCCCACCGACAGTACGTACTGCCTCCGGATCAACGTCGAGCCAGCGATGCTCAAGCCAACGGAGTCCTAA